The Nycticebus coucang isolate mNycCou1 chromosome 10, mNycCou1.pri, whole genome shotgun sequence sequence CTCAGCCCCTCCCATACCCATCTGCCTGTTCACTGCCATCCCAAACCCTAATAATCATCTCTGTCTCCCACAGACGAACAGTTAGCAAAAGCACTGGCCCTACCTGCCTCTTTGCTGGAAGCTGTGAGGTCAGTAAGGCCCAGAGGCGCCACTGCCCAGCCTGCAGGTTGCAGAAGTGCCTAGATGCTGGCATGAGGAAAGACAGTTGAGTTGGCCCCCTACCATCCCAAAAATCCATTGACTATCTCTCTCTGCTTTATCCTTATTCCCAACAGTGCACTATTCAAATAACAGGCAGAGTAAACTTTTGGAAACTAATCAGATTATGTCACTATTCCACCATCCTGAACACACCAAGCATGCTCTTTCCCAGGACTTTTGCACTTGTTCTTCCCTCTACCTGAAATGCTCTTCTCCTAGATATTTACATggctagctttttcttttctgtttcttgagtaTAGAGTCTGTCACTTAACAATTGACTTAATGCTTTCTCTGTGGCAGATAACTATACTGTGCTCCCAAAAGACAATGTAACTGGAGTTCACAGAAGTCAATTTGCCCAGGCTCATTCAGCTTAAAAGTTGAGCAGTCAGTATTCAAAATAGTCTGTCTGACTtccaaatttttcctttttccatgaTATcatagtacttttctttttttttttgtagagacagagtcttactatactgccctcgggtagagtgccgtggcgtcacacggctcacagcaacctctaactcttgggcttacgcgattctcttgcctcagcctcccaagcagctgggactacgggcgcccgccacaacgcccagctattttttgttgcagtttggccggggctgggtttgaacccgccaccctcggcatatggggcccgcgcccttctcactgagccacaggcgccgcccatagtaCTTTTCAATATGGAGGAATAGAGAGGGAACTGTAGAACTCAAAAGATCTTGGTTTGAggccagggcatggtggctcatgcctgtaatcctagctctctgggaggcaggtggattgcttgagctcaggagttcaagaccagcctaagtaagagtatgaccccatctctaaaaaataactgggcattgtgatagCCAcatatagtccctgctactggggatgttgaggcaagaggattacttgagcccaagatttttaGTCTGCTGTgtgttatgatgccacagcactcaactgagggtgacaaagtgaggctctgtctcaaaaaataaaataaaaatagaaaaagtagtttggcactgtggccagcacctgtagtctcagctacttgggaggctaaggcaggaggatcacttgagcccaagagcttgagattgctgtgagctgtgatgatattgtggcactctacccagggtgacagagtgaaactgtatctcaaagaaaaaaaaaggaaaatcttggTTTGAATTTGATCTACATTACTTATTTTGTGCACCTGTTATTAGAAACTAAGCCTGTTTATGTTTCTGCAAAATATGAATACTTGCCCTGTCTACCATAATGTTGTTTCAGCCAGTGAGGTTTAACCTCAGGACCTTTCATATTATAATGCTATGCAAACATAAGACGATGTTTTGGGTATGAAGACCCCTTCCTCTTCAATGTTCCCCAGAAGCCAAAAATATCTCCTCCCAACCTTCCCACTTtactcttcccccttcccttctctcccttgtGCACTGTTTTCTGCTACAGGGCCAGACAGGTCCACAAAGGTGTGCAGGAATCCCCTGCCTCCTGCTACCTCTAGGACTGCAGCCAAGTTCAAGGAAGCCCCAGgaaccctcctccttcccccatctTTCATGGTACAGGGTGGCTGAAGGGTCCTAGGTCAGAAACTGGCAGAGACAGGTGCTGTCTGCTGGTCTCAACAGCTTTGTCATACCTCTTGCTTGGCACAGTGATACTGTCAGCAGAAGCCTTGGCATTGCGGCGAGCAAAGCAGGCCCAGCGGCGGGCCAAGCAAGCAACTGTGCAGCTGAGTAAGGAGCAGGAAGAGCTGATCCAGACACTCCTAGGGGCCCACACTCGCCACATGGACTCCATATCTGAACACTTTGTGCACTTCAAGGTGAGCATTTACAGGATTTGGACTGAATATGACCAAAAGGGTGCCAAAGGAGGCTAGCCTGAGGTAGAGGGTGCTGCACAGTGCTCCAGAACCCCTGCCGGGACACACTCCTCAGCAAGAACTCCTTCTAAGAGGTGGGTGAGACCTAAAGGGAGGCCCTTGGGCCAGGACCCCTCACTTGTGCTCCGATCTCTGCAGCCTCCAGCTTACCTGTTCAGCCCTCACCAGTCCTCACCCACCCTGGTCCCTGTACTGCCTCTGCTCAGGCACTTTGCAGACGTCAACACTTTCATGGTACAGCAAGTCATCAAGTTCACCAAAGACCTGCCCCTCTTTCGGTGAGTGACTTCTGCTCATCTTTTGGGAAGCAAACACCTCAGTAAATTATTTGCCCACCAACTGACCCATCCCCAAAAGTCACTGACCAAAAATTAATACATCTCCCAGTCTTTCCAAACGCCAGGTCTCCAAttcccagttttgtttttaatcatgtCGATGTGGATTAGGAGTTACTCTCCCTCTCTGAAGTTCAGGCTTGAATCTAAATTGCCCTCATTTGCTGCTCCCCACAGGTCTCTGCCCATGGAGGACCAGATTTCCCTTCTCAAGGGAGCAGCTGTGGAAATCTGTCACATCTCAATCAATCCCACTTTCTGTATCCAAACACAAAACTTTCTCTGTGGGCCTCTTTGCTACACAATGGAAGACGGAGCCCATGGTAAGATAGTGCCAGAGCAGTAGCAGGCATGCGTCTTTGTGGTATGGCATGTGGTCTGGTGACTTGGAGACTCCTAAAACTAGTATCTCCCACAGTGGGGTTCGAGGTAGAGTTTTTGGAGTTGCTTTTTCACTTCCATGGGACGCTGCGACGACTGCAGCTCCAAAAGCCCGAGTATGTGCTCTTGGCCGCCATGGCCCTCTTCTCTCCTGGTGAGCATCTCCCAAAGCCCAGAAACCTTGGCTCCACCATCTCTGCTCAAACTCTCAGCTCCTTGAATCCATCCATCCCAGGCCTTCTAGCCTTCATACCTGCAGAGTAGGTCTatgccagcctcagcctccagggc is a genomic window containing:
- the NR1I3 gene encoding nuclear receptor subfamily 1 group I member 3 isoform X4, with amino-acid sequence MASGEDELRNCVVCGDRATGYHFHALTCEGCKGFFRRTVSKSTGPTCLFAGSCEVSKAQRRHCPACRLQKCLDAGMRKDMILSAEALALRRAKQAQRRAKQATVQLSKEQEELIQTLLGAHTRHMDSISEHFVHFKPPAYLFSPHQSSPTLVPVLPLLRHFADVNTFMVQQVIKFTKDLPLFRSLPMEDQISLLKGAAVEICHISINPTFCIQTQNFLCGPLCYTMEDGAHVGFEVEFLELLFHFHGTLRRLQLQKPEYVLLAAMALFSPDRPGVTQREEIDQRQEEMALTLQSYIKGQQPKPRNRFLYAKLLGLLAELRSINNAFGYQIQRIQGLPAMMPLLQEICS
- the NR1I3 gene encoding nuclear receptor subfamily 1 group I member 3 isoform X3; the protein is MASGEDELRNCVVCGDRATGYHFHALTCEGCKGFFRRTVSKSTGPTCLFAGSCEVSKAQRRHCPACRLQKCLDAGMRKDMILSAEALALRRAKQAQRRAKQATVQLSKEQEELIQTLLGAHTRHMDSISEHFVHFKPPAYLFSPHQSSPTLVPVLPLLRHFADVNTFMVQQVIKFTKDLPLFRSLPMEDQISLLKGAAVEICHISINPTFCIQTQNFLCGPLCYTMEDGAHVSPTVGFEVEFLELLFHFHGTLRRLQLQKPEYVLLAAMALFSPDRPGVTQREEIDQRQEEMALTLQSYIKGQQPKPRNRFLYAKLLGLLAELRSINNAFGYQIQRIQGLPAMMPLLQEICS
- the NR1I3 gene encoding nuclear receptor subfamily 1 group I member 3 isoform X2, with product MASGEDELRNCVVCGDRATGYHFHALTCEGCKGFFRRTVSKSTGPTCLFAGSCEVSKAQRRHCPACRLQKCLDAGMRKDMILSAEALALRRAKQAQRRAKQATVQLSKEQEELIQTLLGAHTRHMDSISEHFVHFKPPAYLFSPHQSSPTLVPVLPLLRHFADVNTFMVQQVIKFTKDLPLFRSLPMEDQISLLKGAAVEICHISINPTFCIQTQNFLCGPLCYTMEDGAHVGFEVEFLELLFHFHGTLRRLQLQKPEYVLLAAMALFSPVPYLTDRPGVTQREEIDQRQEEMALTLQSYIKGQQPKPRNRFLYAKLLGLLAELRSINNAFGYQIQRIQGLPAMMPLLQEICS
- the NR1I3 gene encoding nuclear receptor subfamily 1 group I member 3 isoform X1, producing MASGEDELRNCVVCGDRATGYHFHALTCEGCKGFFRRTVSKSTGPTCLFAGSCEVSKAQRRHCPACRLQKCLDAGMRKDMILSAEALALRRAKQAQRRAKQATVQLSKEQEELIQTLLGAHTRHMDSISEHFVHFKPPAYLFSPHQSSPTLVPVLPLLRHFADVNTFMVQQVIKFTKDLPLFRSLPMEDQISLLKGAAVEICHISINPTFCIQTQNFLCGPLCYTMEDGAHVSPTVGFEVEFLELLFHFHGTLRRLQLQKPEYVLLAAMALFSPVPYLTDRPGVTQREEIDQRQEEMALTLQSYIKGQQPKPRNRFLYAKLLGLLAELRSINNAFGYQIQRIQGLPAMMPLLQEICS
- the NR1I3 gene encoding nuclear receptor subfamily 1 group I member 3 isoform X6, whose product is MRKDMILSAEALALRRAKQAQRRAKQATVQLSKEQEELIQTLLGAHTRHMDSISEHFVHFKPPAYLFSPHQSSPTLVPVLPLLRHFADVNTFMVQQVIKFTKDLPLFRSLPMEDQISLLKGAAVEICHISINPTFCIQTQNFLCGPLCYTMEDGAHVSPTVGFEVEFLELLFHFHGTLRRLQLQKPEYVLLAAMALFSPVPYLTDRPGVTQREEIDQRQEEMALTLQSYIKGQQPKPRNRFLYAKLLGLLAELRSINNAFGYQIQRIQGLPAMMPLLQEICS
- the NR1I3 gene encoding nuclear receptor subfamily 1 group I member 3 isoform X5, yielding MASGEDELRNCVVCGDRATGYHFHALTCEGCKGFFRRTVSKSTGPTCLFAGSCEVSKAQRRHCPACRLQKCLDAGMRKDMILSAEALALRRAKQAQRRAKQATVQLSKEQEELIQTLLGAHTRHMDSISEHFVHFKPPAYLFSPHQSSPTLVPVLPLLRHFADVNTFMVQQVIKFTKDLPLFRSLPMEDQISLLKGAAVEICHISINPTFCIQTQNFLCGPLCYTMEDGAHDRPGVTQREEIDQRQEEMALTLQSYIKGQQPKPRNRFLYAKLLGLLAELRSINNAFGYQIQRIQGLPAMMPLLQEICS